From Cellulomonas oligotrophica, a single genomic window includes:
- a CDS encoding ABC transporter substrate-binding protein codes for MRGRTVRGAAAAGAVLLALVACTSTEPEHDRADDVVVAVGSPFLSLNAGTAAGLAPGSTLVRGLVQSGFTSLEEDGSVVADPSFGTVEVVDDEPFTVRYTIAETARWSDGVPVTPADLLLEWAARSGQLDEVVPEIGADGLPVDPAALDDVVAFAATSPALVHATAVPRVDGATVTVVHDRRVADWQVALDVNLPAHVVGRLALDPAAQTTDDPAPTGAGTVPPTDGPTPGATATGAAPGGTATGAPATTEPAPGADPTAVAADAARWAGAVQTAVEEQDRDALVDVARVWRAAGTAGDVATDPVLTTTTGPYVLAQVDDDGVLAVPNDAYAGAAPAAYASVRVRTDLDPLAQVDAVSEGGVDVAAPLSTGDVLAAAAQVEGATVLTGGDAVLQLVLQEGGGGVFDAAASSAGQATAARAAFVATVPREEVVTRAAEPLWGDATVSDEVLAEVALGPLPSGEGTAATAAPTAAAPTGTATATQAPTAPGADGLVVRLLANTDDPVRAEALEVVTSAAADAGIEVVVAEVEDPAAALRTEPEAWDAALVPVAQEALGVSAAVARWRTDGATNVTGHADDALDEAVDALDRAVDADARADALGAVAEGLRASGAVLPLVRTPALTLVRDSPVAGLPTPAGVPLLPPARADLTSWWGWVRG; via the coding sequence GTGCGCGGACGGACGGTGCGCGGGGCTGCCGCGGCCGGGGCGGTGCTGCTGGCGCTGGTGGCGTGCACGTCGACGGAGCCGGAGCACGACCGGGCGGACGACGTCGTGGTCGCGGTCGGCTCGCCCTTCCTCTCGCTGAACGCGGGCACCGCGGCCGGGCTCGCACCCGGCAGCACGCTCGTGCGCGGGCTCGTCCAGTCCGGGTTCACGTCCCTCGAGGAGGACGGCAGCGTCGTCGCCGACCCCTCGTTCGGCACGGTCGAGGTCGTCGACGACGAGCCGTTCACCGTCCGCTACACCATCGCCGAGACGGCGCGGTGGTCGGACGGCGTGCCGGTGACCCCCGCGGACCTGCTGCTGGAGTGGGCCGCCCGCTCGGGCCAGCTCGACGAGGTGGTGCCCGAGATCGGCGCGGACGGCCTGCCCGTCGACCCGGCGGCCCTCGACGACGTCGTCGCCTTCGCGGCCACCTCGCCCGCGCTCGTGCACGCCACGGCCGTGCCGCGCGTCGACGGCGCCACCGTCACCGTCGTGCACGACCGCCGTGTCGCGGACTGGCAGGTCGCCCTGGACGTCAACCTCCCCGCGCACGTCGTGGGCAGGCTCGCGCTCGACCCCGCCGCGCAGACGACGGACGACCCCGCGCCGACGGGTGCGGGCACCGTGCCGCCGACCGACGGCCCGACCCCCGGCGCCACCGCCACGGGGGCTGCGCCGGGCGGAACCGCGACGGGCGCCCCGGCCACGACCGAGCCTGCGCCGGGCGCCGACCCCACCGCGGTCGCCGCCGACGCCGCCCGGTGGGCCGGGGCCGTGCAGACCGCGGTCGAGGAGCAGGACCGTGACGCCCTCGTCGACGTGGCGCGCGTCTGGCGCGCGGCCGGCACGGCGGGCGACGTCGCCACCGACCCCGTGCTGACGACGACGACCGGACCGTACGTGCTCGCGCAGGTGGACGACGACGGGGTGCTGGCCGTCCCCAACGACGCCTACGCGGGCGCCGCACCGGCCGCGTACGCGAGCGTGCGGGTCCGGACCGACCTGGACCCGCTCGCGCAGGTCGACGCGGTGTCCGAGGGCGGCGTCGACGTCGCGGCGCCGTTGAGCACCGGCGACGTGCTCGCGGCCGCGGCGCAGGTCGAGGGGGCCACGGTGCTCACGGGCGGGGACGCCGTGCTGCAGCTCGTGCTCCAGGAGGGCGGGGGAGGGGTGTTCGACGCCGCGGCCTCCTCCGCAGGGCAGGCGACCGCCGCGCGGGCCGCGTTCGTCGCCACGGTCCCCCGCGAGGAGGTCGTCACGCGGGCGGCGGAGCCGCTCTGGGGTGACGCGACGGTCTCGGACGAGGTCCTCGCCGAGGTCGCCCTCGGCCCGCTCCCGTCGGGAGAGGGCACGGCGGCGACGGCCGCGCCGACGGCTGCCGCCCCGACCGGCACCGCGACGGCGACGCAGGCGCCGACCGCTCCCGGGGCCGACGGGCTCGTGGTGCGCCTCCTCGCCAACACCGACGACCCGGTCCGCGCCGAGGCGCTCGAGGTCGTCACCTCGGCGGCCGCGGACGCGGGCATCGAGGTCGTCGTGGCCGAGGTCGAGGACCCTGCGGCGGCCCTGCGCACCGAGCCCGAGGCCTGGGACGCGGCGCTCGTCCCCGTCGCGCAGGAGGCGCTCGGGGTCTCCGCGGCCGTGGCGCGCTGGCGCACGGACGGTGCGACGAACGTCACGGGCCACGCGGACGACGCCCTCGACGAGGCGGTCGACGCCCTCGACCGGGCGGTCGACGCGGACGCGCGGGCCGACGCGCTCGGAGCGGTGGCCGAGGGGCTGCGCGCCTCCGGCGCGGTGCTGCCGCTGGTCCGCACGCCGGCGCTCACGCTCGTGCGCGACAGCCCGGTCGCGGGCCTGCCGACGCCCGCCGGGGTGCCGCTGCTGCCGCCCGCCCGGGCCGACCTCACGTCGTGGTGGGGGTGGGTGCGCGGCTGA
- the typA gene encoding translational GTPase TypA, which produces MPATDQAAAVRGDLRNVAIVAHVDHGKTTLVDAMLWQSGAFGAHDHIDERAMDSGDLEREKGITILAKNTAVRYSGPSAAAIGQPEGVTINVIDTPGHADFGGEVERGLSMVDGVVLLVDASEGPLPQTRFVLRKALAAKLPVILVVNKVDRPDARIEEVVHEATDLLLGLASDLHEDVPDLDLDAILDVPVVYAAAKVGRASLEQPADGGLPDSPDLEPLFKTILEKIPAPTYDPAAPLQAHVTNLDASPFLGRLALLRIHNGTLRKGQTVAWARQDGSLQNVRITELLETKALERVPTDSAAPGDIVAVAGIEDITIGETLTDPDDPRPLPLITVDDPAISMTIGINTSPLAGKGGKGHKVTARQVKDRLDRELIGNVSLRVLPTERPDAWEVQGRGELALAILVEQMRREGFELTVGKPQVVTKKVDGKVHEPVERMTIDVPEEYLGAVTQLLAQRKGRMETMSNHGTGWVRMEFLVPARGLIGFRTRFLTDTRGTGIASSISEGHEPWAGPIETRVNGSLVADRAGAATPFAMLNLQDRGTFFVEPTSEVYEGMVVGENARNEDMDVNITKEKKLNNIRSSTSESFENLVPPRRLTLEESLEFAREDECVEVTPQVVRIRKVVLDQTERARQTARNKKA; this is translated from the coding sequence ATGCCCGCCACCGACCAGGCGGCCGCCGTTCGCGGCGACCTGCGCAACGTCGCGATCGTCGCGCACGTCGACCACGGCAAGACCACCCTCGTCGACGCCATGCTCTGGCAGTCGGGCGCGTTCGGCGCGCACGACCACATCGACGAGCGGGCGATGGACTCGGGTGACCTCGAGCGCGAGAAGGGCATCACGATCCTCGCGAAGAACACCGCGGTCCGGTACTCCGGCCCGTCGGCCGCGGCGATCGGCCAGCCCGAGGGCGTGACGATCAACGTCATCGACACCCCCGGGCACGCGGACTTCGGCGGCGAGGTGGAGCGCGGGCTGTCGATGGTGGACGGCGTCGTGCTGCTCGTCGACGCGTCGGAGGGCCCGCTGCCGCAGACGCGGTTCGTGCTGCGCAAGGCCCTCGCGGCCAAGCTGCCCGTGATCCTCGTGGTCAACAAGGTCGACCGGCCGGACGCGCGCATCGAGGAGGTCGTGCACGAGGCGACCGACCTGCTGCTCGGCCTGGCGTCGGACCTGCACGAGGACGTGCCGGACCTCGACCTCGACGCGATCCTCGACGTCCCCGTCGTGTACGCCGCGGCGAAGGTCGGCCGGGCGTCGCTGGAGCAGCCCGCCGACGGCGGCCTGCCCGACAGCCCGGACCTCGAGCCGCTGTTCAAGACGATCCTCGAGAAGATCCCCGCCCCGACGTACGACCCGGCGGCGCCGCTGCAGGCCCACGTGACGAACCTGGACGCGTCGCCGTTCCTCGGGCGTCTGGCGCTGCTGCGCATCCACAACGGCACCCTGCGCAAGGGGCAGACCGTCGCGTGGGCGCGCCAGGACGGCTCGCTCCAGAACGTGCGGATCACCGAGCTGCTGGAGACGAAGGCCCTCGAGCGCGTCCCCACGGACTCCGCCGCGCCGGGCGACATCGTCGCCGTCGCCGGCATCGAGGACATCACCATCGGCGAGACCCTCACCGACCCGGACGACCCGCGGCCGCTGCCGCTCATCACGGTCGACGACCCGGCGATCTCGATGACGATCGGCATCAACACGAGCCCGCTGGCCGGCAAGGGCGGCAAGGGCCACAAGGTCACGGCCCGCCAGGTCAAGGACCGCCTCGACCGTGAGCTCATCGGCAACGTGTCGCTGCGCGTGCTGCCCACCGAGCGTCCCGACGCGTGGGAGGTGCAGGGCCGCGGCGAGCTGGCGCTGGCGATCCTCGTCGAGCAGATGCGCCGCGAGGGCTTCGAGCTGACCGTCGGCAAGCCGCAGGTCGTCACCAAGAAGGTCGACGGCAAGGTGCACGAGCCCGTCGAGCGCATGACGATCGACGTCCCCGAGGAGTACCTCGGTGCGGTGACCCAGCTCCTCGCGCAGCGCAAGGGGCGCATGGAGACCATGTCGAACCACGGCACGGGCTGGGTCCGGATGGAGTTCCTCGTGCCCGCGCGCGGCCTCATCGGCTTCCGCACGCGCTTCCTCACCGACACGCGCGGCACGGGCATCGCCTCGTCGATCTCCGAGGGCCACGAGCCCTGGGCGGGCCCGATCGAGACACGGGTCAACGGCTCGCTGGTCGCGGACCGTGCGGGCGCCGCGACGCCGTTCGCCATGCTCAACCTGCAGGACCGCGGCACGTTCTTCGTGGAGCCGACGTCCGAGGTGTACGAGGGCATGGTCGTCGGCGAGAACGCGCGCAACGAGGACATGGACGTCAACATCACCAAGGAGAAGAAGCTCAACAACATCCGGTCGTCGACGTCGGAGTCGTTCGAGAACCTCGTGCCGCCGCGCAGGCTCACGCTCGAGGAGTCGCTGGAGTTCGCGCGCGAGGACGAGTGCGTCGAGGTGACGCCGCAGGTCGTGCGCATCCGCAAGGTGGTGCTCGACCAGACCGAGCGCGCCCGGCAGACGGCGCGCAACAAGAAGGCGTGA
- a CDS encoding PIG-L family deacetylase translates to MTGGLLAVHAHPDDETLATGALLATWAASGAPVTVVTATRGERGEVIGEQLAHLEGDGPALAAHRERELAGALAALGVRDHVFLDQVAPHGSGARLEDSGMAWVASGRAGAADDVPPGAFVRAPVDDAVRALARVLRDRRPAVVATYEPGGGYGHPDHVRVHDVTVRAVAEAAADGDDRHGPHVVDVVLWSVQGESGLRAARAALGRAPVPGADLALPGADDPLPSVAVPDADVDLHVDVLPVRPRVLAALRAHATQVQAVAALDEATHVGVYALSNGVLAPVLPSEQYRVADAPAGAAGPAGVAWPAGVRRVA, encoded by the coding sequence GTGACGGGCGGGCTGCTCGCCGTCCACGCCCACCCGGACGACGAGACGCTCGCCACGGGCGCGCTGCTCGCCACGTGGGCGGCGTCCGGCGCGCCCGTCACGGTGGTCACGGCCACCCGTGGCGAGCGCGGCGAGGTCATCGGCGAGCAGCTCGCGCACCTCGAGGGCGACGGTCCGGCCCTCGCGGCGCACCGGGAGCGGGAGCTGGCGGGCGCCCTCGCGGCGCTCGGCGTCCGCGACCACGTGTTCCTCGACCAGGTCGCGCCGCACGGCTCGGGCGCCCGGCTGGAGGACTCGGGCATGGCCTGGGTCGCGTCCGGCCGGGCGGGTGCCGCGGACGACGTCCCGCCCGGCGCGTTCGTCCGCGCGCCCGTCGACGACGCCGTGCGGGCCCTGGCGCGCGTGCTGCGCGACCGGCGTCCCGCCGTCGTCGCGACGTACGAGCCGGGCGGGGGGTACGGCCACCCCGACCACGTGCGCGTGCACGACGTGACGGTGCGCGCCGTGGCGGAGGCGGCGGCCGACGGGGACGACAGGCACGGACCGCACGTCGTCGACGTCGTGCTGTGGTCCGTCCAGGGCGAGTCCGGCCTGCGGGCGGCCCGCGCCGCGCTGGGCCGTGCGCCGGTGCCCGGTGCGGACCTGGCGCTGCCCGGCGCCGACGACCCCCTGCCCTCGGTCGCGGTGCCCGACGCCGACGTCGACCTGCACGTCGACGTGCTGCCCGTGCGCCCCCGCGTGCTGGCGGCGCTGCGTGCGCACGCCACCCAGGTCCAGGCCGTCGCGGCCCTCGACGAGGCCACCCACGTGGGCGTCTACGCGCTCAGCAACGGCGTCCTCGCGCCCGTCCTGCCGTCGGAGCAGTACCGCGTCGCGGACGCGCCCGCCGGTGCGGCCGGGCCCGCGGGCGTCGCGTGGCCCGCCGGGGTCCGGCGGGTAGCCTGA
- a CDS encoding flavin reductase family protein, giving the protein MSGPVDVDAFRTAVGRLASGVVVVTALVRGAAHAMTASSVASVSLDPALLLFCVHRDARFRDLLDDVDGWAVSVLADTQADVADWLASPGRPVVGQLDRVPHRAAPVSGAPWVDGAAAWFDCRTVAVHEAGDHDVVIGEVLAVVQGEPALGGLVHLRGRVRGLR; this is encoded by the coding sequence GTGAGCGGACCCGTCGACGTCGACGCGTTCCGCACGGCCGTCGGCCGCCTCGCCTCCGGCGTCGTCGTGGTCACCGCGCTCGTGCGGGGCGCCGCGCACGCCATGACGGCGAGCTCCGTCGCGTCGGTCTCGCTCGACCCCGCGCTGCTGCTGTTCTGCGTGCACCGCGACGCCCGCTTCCGCGACCTGCTCGACGACGTCGACGGCTGGGCGGTCTCCGTGCTGGCCGACACCCAGGCGGACGTCGCGGACTGGCTGGCCTCGCCCGGCCGGCCCGTCGTCGGGCAGCTCGACCGCGTCCCGCACCGCGCCGCGCCCGTGTCGGGGGCCCCGTGGGTCGACGGTGCCGCGGCGTGGTTCGACTGCCGCACCGTGGCCGTGCACGAGGCGGGCGACCACGACGTGGTGATCGGCGAGGTGCTCGCCGTGGTGCAGGGGGAGCCCGCGCTCGGCGGGCTGGTGCACCTGCGGGGGCGCGTCCGCGGCCTGCGCTGA
- a CDS encoding VanW family protein: MPPSAAPPAAAGPVLAGQPADEDDSTRAIPVLAAAAAAAATAGTATGPEADPTERQDAGTASERSAEQHDGQADDGEDDSTRAVPTVLAGVAAAPAAPAPAEETVPAQPVDADAGTAAGPSTAAVVAPVPAPGPSEVAGPEDPSPLDVFEPDDGRRRWPRVLAVVGGTVLVLGGVYAGASYALGDTVPRGATVAGVEIGGMAGAEAVTALTDGLADRTGEAVPVVAQDAQAELDPVAAGLTFDPEATVDGLTGVDLAQPVRLWEHLVGVGDVTPVTQVDDEALDAALDGLSETVRLAPVDGTVVFADGAAHMTDAVDGWELDLDAAATTVRDEWLSGERPLSLPTVVTEPDITQAETERVLDEIAERLAAAPVTVQVGDRQATLDVATITANTAFVPEEGELVAQLDGEALGAKVLEQLPDLLTPASDAHFEFQDGAPVIVPGAAGTSIDPAQLADSVVAAATADDRAARIELVETDPAQTTEALEALGVKEVVSEFSTPLTSEPRRTQNIANGAANISGTLVKPGETFSLTEALGPVDGAHGYVQAGAIINGEHRDAWGGGLSQISTTTFNAAYFAGFEDVEHQPHSEWFQRYPEGREATIFTGVIDMRWKNNTPYGALVQAWVADGRVHVQIWGTKHFTVETEKSGRSGVVQPSTVYSQSATCEPQSAGNPGFTVTNTRRVYLEGELVDTTSTTWRYKPQNRVVCGSAPAAGAPEG, translated from the coding sequence GTGCCGCCGTCCGCGGCGCCTCCGGCCGCCGCCGGGCCGGTGCTCGCGGGGCAGCCCGCCGACGAGGACGACTCGACCCGGGCGATCCCGGTGCTCGCCGCCGCGGCGGCCGCTGCCGCCACTGCGGGCACGGCGACCGGGCCGGAGGCGGACCCGACGGAGCGCCAGGATGCCGGGACGGCCTCCGAGCGCTCCGCCGAGCAGCACGACGGGCAGGCGGACGACGGCGAGGACGACTCGACGCGCGCGGTCCCGACGGTGCTCGCGGGCGTTGCGGCGGCACCGGCTGCGCCCGCCCCTGCGGAGGAGACCGTCCCGGCCCAGCCTGTCGACGCCGACGCGGGTACCGCTGCTGGTCCGTCGACGGCTGCGGTCGTCGCACCGGTGCCGGCACCCGGACCGTCGGAGGTGGCCGGACCGGAGGACCCGTCGCCGCTCGACGTCTTCGAGCCGGACGACGGACGGCGTCGCTGGCCCCGCGTCCTGGCGGTGGTCGGCGGCACGGTGCTGGTCCTGGGCGGCGTGTACGCGGGTGCGTCGTACGCGCTCGGCGACACGGTCCCGCGCGGCGCCACCGTCGCTGGCGTCGAGATCGGCGGCATGGCGGGCGCCGAGGCCGTGACCGCCCTGACCGACGGTCTCGCGGACCGGACGGGCGAGGCGGTGCCGGTCGTCGCGCAGGACGCGCAGGCCGAGCTCGACCCGGTCGCCGCGGGCCTGACGTTCGACCCGGAGGCGACGGTCGACGGCCTGACGGGCGTCGACCTGGCCCAGCCGGTGCGGCTGTGGGAGCACCTGGTGGGCGTCGGCGACGTCACGCCCGTGACCCAGGTCGACGACGAGGCGCTCGACGCGGCCCTCGACGGGCTGTCGGAGACGGTGCGGCTGGCGCCGGTCGACGGGACGGTCGTGTTCGCGGACGGTGCGGCGCACATGACCGACGCGGTCGACGGCTGGGAGCTCGACCTCGACGCGGCGGCCACCACGGTCCGTGACGAGTGGCTGTCGGGGGAGCGCCCGCTGTCGCTGCCGACGGTCGTCACGGAGCCCGACATCACGCAGGCCGAGACGGAGCGGGTGCTCGACGAGATCGCGGAGAGGCTCGCGGCGGCACCGGTCACGGTGCAGGTCGGCGACCGGCAGGCCACGCTCGACGTCGCGACGATCACCGCGAACACCGCCTTCGTGCCGGAGGAGGGCGAGCTCGTCGCCCAGCTCGACGGCGAGGCGCTGGGTGCGAAGGTCCTCGAGCAGCTGCCCGACCTGCTGACCCCGGCGTCGGACGCGCACTTCGAGTTCCAGGACGGCGCGCCGGTGATCGTGCCGGGTGCGGCGGGCACGAGCATCGACCCCGCGCAGCTCGCGGACTCCGTGGTCGCCGCCGCGACGGCCGACGACCGGGCCGCGCGCATCGAGCTCGTCGAGACGGACCCGGCGCAGACGACGGAGGCCCTGGAGGCCCTCGGCGTGAAGGAGGTCGTCTCGGAGTTCTCCACACCGCTGACGAGCGAGCCGCGCCGCACGCAGAACATCGCGAACGGTGCCGCGAACATCTCGGGCACGCTGGTCAAGCCGGGCGAGACGTTCAGCCTGACGGAGGCGCTCGGGCCGGTCGACGGCGCGCACGGGTACGTGCAGGCGGGCGCGATCATCAACGGCGAGCACCGGGACGCGTGGGGCGGCGGCCTGTCGCAGATCTCCACGACGACGTTCAACGCGGCGTACTTCGCCGGTTTCGAGGACGTCGAGCACCAGCCGCACAGCGAGTGGTTCCAGCGCTACCCCGAGGGGCGCGAGGCCACGATCTTCACCGGTGTCATCGACATGAGGTGGAAGAACAACACCCCGTACGGCGCGCTGGTGCAGGCCTGGGTCGCGGACGGGCGGGTGCACGTGCAGATCTGGGGCACGAAGCACTTCACGGTCGAGACCGAGAAGAGCGGCCGGTCGGGCGTGGTGCAGCCGTCGACCGTGTACTCGCAGTCGGCGACGTGCGAGCCGCAGAGCGCGGGGAACCCGGGCTTCACGGTGACGAACACCCGCCGGGTGTACCTCGAGGGCGAGCTGGTGGACACGACGTCGACGACGTGGCGCTACAAGCCGCAGAACCGCGTGGTGTGCGGCAGCGCGCCGGCGGCGGGTGCGCCCGAGGGCTGA
- a CDS encoding putative acetyltransferase, which yields MGERVVVRRRRDLPPDAPAGEPRHTDVLGHVVEIDDDGVTLRTRHGDVVHVPADVIALGKRVPPPPAPRTRRRREDDRPAP from the coding sequence GTGGGCGAGCGCGTCGTCGTCCGCCGGCGCCGTGACCTGCCGCCGGACGCCCCCGCGGGCGAGCCCCGGCACACCGACGTCCTCGGCCACGTCGTCGAGATCGACGACGACGGCGTGACGCTGCGCACCCGCCACGGCGACGTCGTGCACGTCCCCGCCGACGTCATCGCGCTGGGCAAGCGGGTCCCGCCCCCGCCCGCGCCGCGCACCCGCCGGCGCCGCGAGGACGACCGTCCGGCCCCCTGA
- the fdxA gene encoding ferredoxin: protein MTYVIAEPCVDVKDKACIEECPVDCIYEGKRSLYIHPDECVDCGACEPVCPVEAIYYEDDVPEQWGQYYEANVHFFDELGSPGGAAKMGQIDRDHPVIATLPLRVHGE from the coding sequence GTGACGTATGTGATCGCCGAACCCTGCGTGGACGTCAAGGACAAGGCGTGCATCGAGGAGTGTCCGGTCGACTGCATCTACGAGGGCAAGCGCTCCTTGTACATCCACCCGGACGAGTGCGTCGACTGCGGCGCCTGCGAGCCGGTGTGCCCCGTCGAGGCCATCTACTACGAGGACGACGTCCCGGAGCAGTGGGGCCAGTACTACGAGGCCAACGTGCACTTCTTCGACGAGCTGGGCTCGCCGGGCGGTGCGGCCAAGATGGGGCAGATCGACCGCGACCACCCCGTCATCGCCACGCTGCCGCTGCGCGTCCACGGCGAGTGA
- the dapC gene encoding succinyldiaminopimelate transaminase has protein sequence MGLLTGALPDFPWDALVPYAERARRHPGGIVDLSVGTPVDPTPAVVREALVAAADAPGYPTTHGTGALREAVVAWFARRRGVPGLDPAAVLPTVGSKELVALLPSLLGLGAGDVVLHPAVAYPTYDVGARLAGATPEPCADPAARLAAGDDVRLVWLNSPGNPDGSVLGVEELAAVVGAARAASARTGRPVVVASDECYAELAWDEPWVRDGVPSVLDPRVTGGDRTGLLAVYSLSKQSNLAGYRAAFVAGDGALVAGLLETRKHAGMIVPAPVQAAMTVALGDDAHVADQRARYAHRRSTLRAAFEAAGYVVDRSAAGLYLWVRPDGPSRDCWETVGHLAGLGVLVAPGAFYGTAASGHVRVALTASDERVAEAAARLRGV, from the coding sequence ATGGGGCTGCTGACGGGCGCGCTGCCCGACTTCCCGTGGGACGCGCTGGTGCCGTACGCGGAGCGTGCGCGCCGGCACCCGGGCGGCATCGTCGACCTGTCGGTGGGCACCCCGGTGGACCCGACGCCGGCGGTGGTGCGCGAGGCGCTCGTCGCGGCGGCGGACGCGCCGGGCTACCCGACGACGCACGGCACCGGTGCGCTGCGCGAGGCGGTCGTGGCGTGGTTCGCCCGCCGTCGTGGCGTGCCGGGGCTCGACCCGGCCGCGGTGCTGCCGACCGTCGGCTCCAAGGAGCTCGTCGCGCTGCTGCCGTCGTTGCTCGGCCTCGGTGCCGGCGACGTCGTGCTGCACCCGGCGGTCGCGTACCCGACGTACGACGTGGGGGCGCGGCTGGCGGGTGCGACGCCGGAGCCGTGCGCGGACCCGGCGGCCCGGCTGGCCGCCGGTGACGACGTGCGGCTGGTGTGGCTGAACTCCCCGGGCAACCCCGACGGCTCGGTGCTGGGCGTCGAGGAGCTGGCGGCGGTGGTCGGCGCGGCGCGTGCCGCGTCGGCACGCACGGGCCGACCGGTCGTGGTGGCGTCGGACGAGTGCTACGCCGAGCTGGCGTGGGACGAGCCGTGGGTGCGGGACGGCGTGCCGAGCGTGCTGGACCCGCGGGTGACGGGCGGCGACCGCACGGGGCTGCTCGCCGTGTACTCGCTGTCGAAGCAGTCGAACCTCGCGGGGTACCGGGCGGCCTTCGTCGCCGGCGACGGCGCGCTGGTCGCGGGCCTGCTGGAGACGCGCAAGCACGCGGGGATGATCGTGCCGGCGCCGGTGCAGGCCGCGATGACGGTGGCGCTGGGCGACGACGCGCACGTGGCCGACCAGCGGGCGCGGTACGCGCACCGCCGGTCGACGCTGCGCGCGGCGTTCGAGGCCGCGGGGTACGTGGTCGACCGGTCGGCGGCGGGCCTGTACCTGTGGGTCCGCCCGGACGGTCCGTCGCGCGACTGCTGGGAGACGGTCGGGCACCTCGCGGGGCTGGGCGTCCTGGTGGCGCCGGGTGCGTTCTACGGCACGGCGGCGTCCGGGCACGTGCGCGTGGCGCTGACGGCGTCGGACGAGCGCGTCGCGGAGGCGGCGGCGCGGCTCCGGGGCGTCTGA
- a CDS encoding citrate synthase, whose protein sequence is MSDVVTAPVQAPVQLVVDGQARDLPVVQATEGNDGIVVSSLLRDTGMVTVDPGFMNTASCESQITYIDGDAGILRYRGYPIEQLAEHSSFLEVAYLLVHGELPDADQLHAFEERVNRHTLVHEDFRTFLGSFPRGAHPMTVMASALNALSTFYPESLDPFDPETVELATVLILAKTRTITSYVHRTSKGEPLLYPDYSRGYVEDFLRMTFAVPYQQWDPDPVVVNALDKLLILHADHEQNCSTSTVRIVGSSHANIYASVAAGINALSGPLHGGANEAVLTMLDQIKANGGDGSDFMRRVKNKEDGVRLMGFGHRVYKNYDPRAAIVKKSAHEVLQALGSNDELLDIAMSLEEIALSDEYFISRKLYPNVDFYTGLIYKAMGFDEKMFTPLFALGRMPGWIAQWREMINDPQTKIGRPRQVYTGAVARDYVGVAER, encoded by the coding sequence ATGTCGGACGTCGTGACCGCACCGGTCCAGGCCCCCGTCCAGCTCGTCGTCGACGGGCAGGCCCGTGACCTGCCGGTCGTGCAGGCCACCGAGGGCAACGACGGGATCGTGGTGTCGTCGCTGCTGCGCGACACCGGCATGGTCACCGTCGACCCGGGCTTCATGAACACCGCCTCGTGCGAGTCGCAGATCACGTACATCGACGGGGACGCGGGCATCCTGCGCTACCGCGGGTACCCGATCGAGCAGCTCGCGGAGCACTCCTCGTTCCTCGAGGTCGCCTACCTGCTCGTGCACGGCGAGCTCCCGGACGCCGATCAGCTGCACGCGTTCGAGGAGCGGGTCAACCGCCACACGCTCGTGCACGAGGACTTCCGCACGTTCCTCGGCTCGTTCCCGCGCGGCGCGCACCCGATGACGGTCATGGCGTCCGCGCTCAACGCGCTGTCGACGTTCTACCCCGAGTCCCTCGACCCGTTCGACCCCGAGACGGTCGAGCTGGCGACGGTGCTGATCCTCGCCAAGACGCGCACCATCACGTCGTACGTGCACCGCACGTCCAAGGGCGAGCCCCTGCTGTACCCGGACTACTCGCGCGGGTACGTCGAGGACTTCCTGCGCATGACGTTCGCCGTGCCGTACCAGCAGTGGGACCCGGACCCGGTCGTCGTCAACGCGCTCGACAAGCTGCTCATCCTGCACGCGGACCACGAGCAGAACTGCTCGACGTCGACCGTGCGGATCGTCGGCTCCAGCCACGCGAACATCTACGCCTCCGTCGCGGCGGGCATCAACGCGCTCTCGGGCCCCCTGCACGGCGGCGCCAACGAGGCCGTCCTGACGATGCTCGACCAGATCAAGGCCAACGGCGGCGACGGCTCGGACTTCATGCGCCGGGTCAAGAACAAGGAGGACGGCGTCCGGCTCATGGGCTTCGGGCACCGCGTCTACAAGAACTACGACCCCCGCGCGGCGATCGTGAAGAAGAGCGCGCACGAGGTCCTGCAGGCCCTGGGCAGCAACGACGAGCTCCTCGACATCGCGATGTCCCTGGAGGAGATCGCCCTGTCGGACGAGTACTTCATCTCCCGCAAGCTCTACCCGAACGTGGACTTCTACACGGGCCTGATCTACAAGGCCATGGGCTTCGACGAGAAGATGTTCACGCCGCTGTTCGCGCTGGGCCGCATGCCCGGGTGGATCGCGCAGTGGCGGGAGATGATCAACGACCCGCAGACGAAGATCGGCCGCCCGCGCCAGGTGTACACGGGTGCGGTCGCGCGCGACTACGTCGGCGTCGCCGAGCGCTGA